The sequence AATATCATCTTGTAGTGCATTTTTAAGTTTGGCTTCGGCAAGTTTTACAGCACTTTCTTTTTCCTTTTCTGCAAGGGTTAAACGTTTTCGTAATTCATCTTCGAATTGATGATCCCGCACTTGTTTTAAAATATCTGCATAACCGGCTTCATCAACTTTAAAAGCTTTTTTACAATTCGGACAAATAATTTCGTTCATAATGATTTAGTGTTTAATTTGTGTTTCATTAAAAATAATGTTATAGTATGGCACAGCATTATTTGATTTAAAAATATCAAATTAAAATACAATAATGGCTTACGTCAACTAACAAGCATTTCCTTAAGATTTTTTGGATTTAAGGAATTGAGCAATGGGTGGTTCAACACCCACTGCGATTAGCCGCTGGCAAATTATTCATTGTATTGTCTGCATTTTAACAGCCTCAATATAAAGTTGATATTTATTTTAGAGGTTGCTAAAAATGAAAATCTCTGAAAAGGTACTCCTTCAGTTTATTTAATAAAACCATAAATATTATAAATTAATAATGTTAGAGTCATAATAATTCCTAATAAACTTATTACGGGTATATTTTTAATATTTACAGGAATGCGGTAAGGTCGTTTCAATTCTTTTTCCTTTACTCTTAAAACAATTACGGAAAGATTAACAACAATGAACGTAATGAAAATAAAAATGGTGGCTATCCGGGCTACTGTTTCAATATTTCCTATTAAAGCAAAAGCGCATGTTATAACTGAAATTAAAATAAGAGCTGCGACTGGGGTTTTACTTTTAGAGGAGACATAGGAAAATAGTTTTAAGAAATTTGTTTCTTTTGACATACCAAATAAAACTCGTGAACTTCCAATCATGTTAGATAATATAGTATTGGATGTAGCAAATAATGCAATGACAGAGATAATAACTAATCCGGTATTACCAAATTTTATGTCGGCAATATCAGCAAGCGGACTATCAGATGATGCTAATTGTTGAAAAGGAATAATGCTTATTGCGGAAATAGTAACCAAACTGTAAATAACAATTACAATAGCACAAGAAATAAATAATGCCCTGGGAATAATTTTTTCCGGATTATTTGTTTCTTCTGCCAATTTTACTATTTCTTCAAAACCCATGTAGGCAAAGAATGCCACTACTGAAGCTGTCATCAATCCGTCAATTCCTTTGGGCGAGAGTTCAGTGTAATTAACATCTCCGATAGAAGGGAAGGCAATATAAATTATGAAAAACAAACCTGCGGCTTCTATTAAAGTAAAAATTATATTTACCGTAGAAGATTGATTTATGCCCGCAATATTTATAAGAAAGATTAATATAATTATTCCAAGCGATGCTACAATCAAACTTATACCTGTAAGTGCCCCTAAGTAACCTGCAAAGCCAATGGAAACAGTAGCACCGGCAATAATACCATTGAGTGAAATAATGATACCCAGAAAAATTCCTATCTTTTTTCCGAATGCCTTTTTTGCATATACATATTCTCCACCCGCTTTTGGAAATGCTGCACTTAATTCCGCATAAGAGAAAGCAGTAAACAATGCGGCAATTGAAGCTATCAAAAATGCAAGCCATATAAAATTGCCGGCCAGACCTGCTACCTTGCCAATTAATGTATAAATGCCTGCACCCAATATAGAACCAACGCCAAAAAAAATACATTCAGCTAGTCCTAATGTTCTTTTTAATTCTGTCATATATTATCGTGAAAAAAATAGTAAGTAAGCATAAAAGGTGTGGTGCTAAAAATTAACAGATACCCTGTTGTTTTTTTGCTATTTAAAAAATTATTTGATTTATTTTAGATTCTATAATAGGGGTTTAAATCCAAATTACTTGCTGAATATTTTATTTAATTTGTTTTCGTGAGCCATTCAATATTCCGCAATATGTTTTTTCAAAACATTAAATAAAAGGAGGTGAATAGAATTACATTTATTTAAAAATTATTGAGACATTTTCTTTATGTTATGAATAACTCCACCATCTACCAGAATATCTGTGCTTGTTATAAAACGTGCAGCATCACTGGCTAAAAACAGTACAACATCTGCAATATCTTCCGGCTGTCCATTGCGTTTTAATGGAGTTGCTTGTTTTATCATTTCCATTCTTTCAGGATGTTCTTTGGCTGCTTTTAATGCCATTGGTGTTTCAATAACTCCGGGTGAAACGGATACAATTCTTGCTCCTTTTGCTCCCCATTTATCCGCATTTTTATGCATTAATAATTGTACACCTCGCTTTACAAAATTGTACATCATATCTGAATTGTTATTTACAAATTGGCTTACAATTTCAAAAGATTCCTGAGCTTGCGGATTTTTAAGTGCCTCATCATATGTTTTGTTGGCAGGCACGGTATGAGCCATCATTGAAGAAAATAAAATAGCAACTGAATCTTTTACTGCTAATTTATAAAAGGCATCAATTAAAAAATCTGTGGCAATTAAATCTATTGTAAATACTTTTTTAAGATCTTTCACAGTTCCACTTACACCTGCTGTATGAACAAGCGCTTTTAGGGCACCTTTATTAGCCACATAGTTAGTTAGCTTTTCTATATCTTTTTTATCAGTTATATCACAAGCAATTCCTGAAACATCAAATCCTTCATTGAATAACGCTTTCACTGTTTCATCCACTTGTTCTTGTGAGTAATCAGTTATAATTATTGGTTGATTTTTAAAAACTCTGGCACAAGCCTGTCCAATGCCTCCGGCTCCTCCTGTAATTACTATCAGTTTTTTTTCGGTATTCATATTTAAAATATTTTATTTGTGTAATTTAAATAATTGTAG is a genomic window of Bacteroidota bacterium containing:
- a CDS encoding amino acid permease, producing MTELKRTLGLAECIFFGVGSILGAGIYTLIGKVAGLAGNFIWLAFLIASIAALFTAFSYAELSAAFPKAGGEYVYAKKAFGKKIGIFLGIIISLNGIIAGATVSIGFAGYLGALTGISLIVASLGIIILIFLINIAGINQSSTVNIIFTLIEAAGLFFIIYIAFPSIGDVNYTELSPKGIDGLMTASVVAFFAYMGFEEIVKLAEETNNPEKIIPRALFISCAIVIVIYSLVTISAISIIPFQQLASSDSPLADIADIKFGNTGLVIISVIALFATSNTILSNMIGSSRVLFGMSKETNFLKLFSYVSSKSKTPVAALILISVITCAFALIGNIETVARIATIFIFITFIVVNLSVIVLRVKEKELKRPYRIPVNIKNIPVISLLGIIMTLTLLIYNIYGFIK
- a CDS encoding SDR family oxidoreductase, producing MNTEKKLIVITGGAGGIGQACARVFKNQPIIITDYSQEQVDETVKALFNEGFDVSGIACDITDKKDIEKLTNYVANKGALKALVHTAGVSGTVKDLKKVFTIDLIATDFLIDAFYKLAVKDSVAILFSSMMAHTVPANKTYDEALKNPQAQESFEIVSQFVNNNSDMMYNFVKRGVQLLMHKNADKWGAKGARIVSVSPGVIETPMALKAAKEHPERMEMIKQATPLKRNGQPEDIADVVLFLASDAARFITSTDILVDGGVIHNIKKMSQ